A stretch of DNA from Dioscorea cayenensis subsp. rotundata cultivar TDr96_F1 chromosome 4, TDr96_F1_v2_PseudoChromosome.rev07_lg8_w22 25.fasta, whole genome shotgun sequence:
GCCTCATTGTCTTGTTTTAATGCCTGTCTCCTTTTCAAACAGGTTCAGAAGTTGATTGCTGCATCACCACATATGCTCCTTGAAGAAAGTTCATTTCTGAAAAAATCTTCTCAGAAGGTAGTACCGGCCAAGATTCTGCAACATGAACCTGTGCCAAAGCCCCTGCTGGCTGCCACCCAACCAAAAGATCTACAGAAGTCGAACCAAAGAATAGAGTGCTCGACAGAGAAAACAGTTGATGCACGCCCTTTGCCCTCTACTGAGGATGGATCCCACGGAGGTCATACTGTTCAGAATCCTAGAACTGGCCCGTATGTTGGAAACCCAATGCCAATCCCTATGTCTCTCGatcatcaaaaaccaaatccttggTGCTACCACCCGCCCGCAAATCAGTGGTTAGTTCCTGTTATGTCACCTTCAGAAGGGCTTTGTTACAAGCCCTACACCGGCCCGTGTCCTCCTCCTGGTGGATTTATTCCTCCGGTTTATGGAGGCTGTTGTCCTATGAGCTTACCTCCCGGAGATTTCATGAATCCGGCTTATGGTATCCCTGCCTCTCATCAACAACAAAACATGGGTGTTCTTTCGGGTAATCATCATATGGCTCCAAACTACTTCCCGGCTCCTTACCCAGTTCATGTCATGAACCCGATGATGTCTCCCTCTGCCGTCGAACAAGTAAGCCCATTGGTTGGCTCGCGACCTCCTGGACAGACTGAGCAGAGCTCATGCAACATCTCAAACCTCAGAAGTGAAACAATTTCAGGTCGCCTTTGGAAGGCTCACGGTCAGGTATCAAAAGAGAGTGGAGTGCAGGGGAGCACCGCCAGCAGTCCTTGTGAGAAGACACAAGCAGATGGAAGAGACGCGCTGCCCCTTTTCCCAACCGCACCACAATCAGAGATTTCGGCTCGGCAGCCTTCTGCATCTTGTGGTAAGGCGAATCAAACACGCGTAATCAAAGTTGTTCCACACAATGCAAGGTCTGCAACTGAGTCTGCAGCTCGTATTTTCCGATCTATACAGGAAGGGAGACAACAACATGATTCATAGATCGTGTACTGTATGTGCGTTCTTGTTTTTGACGAAATCCACTGGCTTTGATATATCTTTGTtgtttacatgtatatgttATTATTCTGTTATGTGTGGAGCCGGAGATCAATATTTTGTAGGCTTTGTTGCTCTATTGATTAAATTTGTGGATGCAAGCTTTGAAGATAGAACTTGAACAATAGCTGCTCTCTGTTATCATGTTTATTCGAATGAAATCAATGTTTACATTTAATGGTCTTTTGTTATTACtattatgatgatgatcatgatgttAGTGGAGCTGGATTTTGATCAACAGAgtgttaatttgtttgttttaagtatttttaatttacatgaaaagacatattttttttatgaagaggCTTATTTTTCCTTTGGTCATATGCTCTTGTCTTACGGAGCATACTGTATATGTTTGCTCATTATGAACATtaactaaagaaaaacaaagaaatttctTTCCAAAATTTATTTAGGATGGCTAAGGAAATGAAAGAAATTATCTGTTATTTattcttaaaattattattatttttaattatacttgttttttaaaatgttaaataattatttaaagtgGATTTTTATTTCTGCGAGGTTGAATGTTCAAAAACTTTTATATACTAAACCAAGAGTCTAAGAGCCTAATACACAAGAAAGCAAATGTAATAGTTACGTTAATTCTAAGTTATAATTTTTGTGAAGTATATAtctttatgtaaatataaaattttgtatatactCTCATAAAGTTTCACCCACAGAACACATACGTATACGCATCCTTGCTAActcatttataaatataaaaaaatagattagttattattattattattatatattaatattatcttaaacatttaaaatatcatattatataattgAATATCTAACTACAACTacaatgtatgtatataaatcTCCAATTTTCAGcctatgaatatatatatatatatatataagtaaatttttacgaaaaagaaaggtataataataaataaatatatatatatatatatattaaatgacacGTCACCACTCGTACAGCTATATATAAACCCAAAGATCCAGAAGCTTTCCTTCATCACGCCTCTCTGGTTTCTTTGTTCCTTGCGCCGCAAGCCACCATGAACCGACCTCTGGAGTTGAGCATCGAGAAGGAGAACGAAGACGACGATGATTACCCGACGAGGAACCCTATCCGCATCGTTCGTCTAGGCGACCGCATCATCGAGGTCTCCATTCTCAACGACGAGGGGAACTTCGCCGTCAAGCGCTGGTTCCAGGAACGCGACCGAGAGAAGCGAAGGAGCCCACTCGTTGCCGGCCTCTCCTTCTTCCACGGTTCCCCTGAACGCTGCAGCTGGTACAAATCCTCCCCCTATTCCTCCTCCAAAGTCATCGCCGGCATCGCTCTTTGCCTTGGAGGATCTCACTGTCTCTTCATTGACAACTCCTCTTCTTACGATCGGGTTACCACTGCCCGTGCTCTCCGTGACTTCCTCGCCGAACGCCGCGTGACCATCGTTGGGGTTGGGTTCAAGAAGGCAGTCGAGTCGTTTGAGAAGGACTGGGACATTCACTTGGGGAAGACAGTGGAGGCAAGGACGCTGATGGAGGATGCGTATGGGAAGTGTAAGATGATGGGCCGGAACGGATTGGAGGAGATGGCGGAGATCGCGCTCAATGGGATGAGGGTGAGGAGACTGCCGATAACCACTGAGAAGAAATACTGGTACGACGACATCGACGAGGATCGAGTGCTGCAAGCCACTTTTGATGCCTTCCTCTGCTTCGAGATCGGAGTCAAGTGCCTCCA
This window harbors:
- the LOC120259266 gene encoding uncharacterized protein LOC120259266, which encodes MNRPLELSIEKENEDDDDYPTRNPIRIVRLGDRIIEVSILNDEGNFAVKRWFQERDREKRRSPLVAGLSFFHGSPERCSWYKSSPYSSSKVIAGIALCLGGSHCLFIDNSSSYDRVTTARALRDFLAERRVTIVGVGFKKAVESFEKDWDIHLGKTVEARTLMEDAYGKCKMMGRNGLEEMAEIALNGMRVRRLPITTEKKYWYDDIDEDRVLQATFDAFLCFEIGVKCLQMLGRPT